The following are encoded together in the Chlorocebus sabaeus isolate Y175 chromosome 12, mChlSab1.0.hap1, whole genome shotgun sequence genome:
- the LOC103239917 gene encoding LOW QUALITY PROTEIN: olfactory receptor 1Q1 (The sequence of the model RefSeq protein was modified relative to this genomic sequence to represent the inferred CDS: deleted 1 base in 1 codon; substituted 1 base at 1 genomic stop codon), whose product MDNSNWTSVSHFVLLGISTHPEERIPLFLVFSLMYTINISGNLAIITLILSAPRLHIPMYIFLSNLALTDICFTSTMVPKMLQSIFSPTKVISYTGCLAQTYFFICFTVMENFILAVRAYDRYIAICNPFHYPMILTRMLCVKMVVMCHTLSHLHALLHTFFMGXLIFCADKRIPHFFCDLYALMKISYTSTYLNTLMIHTEGAVVISGALAFITASYACIILVVLWIPSAKGKWKAFSTCGSHLTVVAIFYGTLSWVYFRPLSSYSVTKGRIVTVVYTVVTPMLNPFIYSLRNGDVKGAFMKWMSRMQTFFFR is encoded by the exons ATGGACAATAGCAACTGGACAAGTGTGTCCCATTTTGTTCTCTTGGGCATTTCCACCCACCCAGAAGAGCGAATC CCACTCTTCCTTGTTTTTTCACTCATGTACACAATCAACATTTCTGGCAACTTGGCCATCATCACACTGATTCTCTCTGCTCCACGCCTCCACATCCCTATGTACATCTTCCTCAGTAATTTGGCCTTGACAGACATCTGCTTCACTTCCACCATGGTCCCCAAGATGCTGCAGAGTATTTTCTCCCCTACAAAGGTAATTTCCTACACAGGCTGTTTAGCCCAAActtatttcttcatttgcttcACAGTCATGGAAAACTTCATCCTGGCTGTGAGGGCCTATGACAGGTACATCGCCATCTGCAACCCTTTCCACTACCCTATGATCCTGACTAGGATGCTGTGTGTGAAGATGGTGGTGATGTGCCATACCCTCTCCCACCTTCATGCACTGCTGCACACCTTTTTCATGGGCTGACTAATCTTCTGTGCAGATAAGAGAATCCCTCACTTCTTCTGTGACCTCTATGCTCTGATGAAGATCTCCTACACCAGCACCTACCTCAACACCCTGATGATTCACACAGAAGGTGCTGTTGTAATCAGTGGAGCTCTGGCCTTCATTACTGCCTCCTATGCCTGCATCATTTTGGTGGTCCTCTGGATCCCCTCAGCCAAGGGCAAGTGGAAAGCCTTTTCTACCTGTGGCTCCCACCTCACTGTGGTAGCCATATTCTATGGCACCCTCAGTTGGGTCTACTTCCGGCCCCTTTCCAGCTATTCAGTGACCAAGGGTCGCATTGTAACAGTTGTGTACACAGTGGTGACTCCCATGCTGAACCCCTTCATCTACAGCCTGAGGAATGGGGATGTCAAGGGAGCCTTCATGAAATGGATGAGCAGAATGCAGACATTTTTCTTCAGATAA